The genome window GGATTTAAAAATCATGAAGAAATCATCCAAAAAAATAAGGAATGGATATATGCAAAACTTTCCATGATTAATGATTCTAAATCATGTAATTTAAATTTAAAATGCTGTGAAATGGAATTAAAAGAAAAAGTACATGATTTAATAAATTTTTATGCAATTAAGATAGATAGTATTCCCCACAAAATAACTTTTAGAAAAATGAAAATTCGCTGGGGAAGTTGCGATAGCCAGGGTAATCTTAAATTCAATACTATGATGAAATACCTCCCGGATTATTTAATTGAATATGTGGTTTTTCATGAAATGGCACACCTTGTGGAATTTGGCCATACTAATCAGTTTTGGAAGCTAGTCAGTTCAAGATATAAAAACTATAAAGAATTAGATAATGAATTATCTAAATACTGGTTTGCAATAAAAAGGCACACTGCGGATTTTAAATTTAAGTGATTTACCCTAATACAATTGAAAGGAAAAGATAAAATGGTGGGAGAAGTATATTTTGCAGATTTCAGGTCTCGAAGCAGTTTTGAGAATAATGCAAATAAAATTGAAAGGCTTTTTGAGAGGGCAGGATTTGGAGAAATATTTAATAAAGATGATTTAACTGCAGTTAAAGTTCACTTTGGGGAAAGGGGAAATGATTCATATGTTAGTCCGGTAATGATTCGACACATAATAGATAAGATAAAAAACAATGGTTCTAAACCTTTTATAACTGATACTAATACTTTGTATTTTGGTAGCAGGCATAATTCTGTGGATCATATACAGACAGCTATATTAAATGGGTTTTCTTATTCTGTTGTAGGTGTGCCTTTAATTATTGCAGATGGACTGCAAAGTCAGAATGAAAAACTAGTGAAAATAAATGGAAAACATTTTAAAGAAGTTAAAATCGCAGGGGATATTTTAAAATCTGACTCAATGATGGTAGTCTCTCATTTTAAGGGCCATGGCATGAGTGGGTTTGGTGGAGCTTTGAAAAATTTAGCCATGGGCTGTGCAACTATCGGTGGAAAACTGGATCAACATGAATCTGCCAAGCCGATTATTAATAATGACTGCAGTGCTTGTGGGTTATGTGTACCCTCATGTCCAGTGGATGCCATGCATTTGATGACAGGTGATGAGAAAAACCAAGTGATAATTAACTACGATTCTTGTATTGCATGCATGAATTGTCTGGATACTTGTTCTAATAGTGTTATTGATCTTGATTGGGAGAATGAAATCCCCACTTTCATTGAAAAAATGATGGAGTATGCTTGGGGTGCAATCCAGAATAAATCCGAAAAAACAGCATACATCAATTTTTTAATCAATATAACTCCTGACTGTGACTGTGTAGGGTGGAGTGATGCACCGTTTGTTCCAGATATTGGGATACTAGCCTCAAAGGACCCTGTAGCAATTGACATGGCCAGTTATGATCTTGTAAATCAACAAAAAGGAATTGAAAATAATCTCCTTGAAAAAAATTTTTCACCTGGAGAAGATAAATTCCAGGGGATCTGGAAATCTGTGGATGGTAAAAAACAATTAGAATACGCTGAAAAATTAGGAATTGGTGCTAAAAAATATGAATTAATAAGTGTGGATTGAATTTTTTTTAATTACTTTGAAAGTTCAAGCATTCTTTCCACAGACTTCAATGCTTTTTTCATAGTATCTTCGGGAACAGTAACCACAAATTCTTCATTAATTAAAGAATTTTTGACTTTTTCTAAGGTATGCAACTTCATATTTTCACATATCGCTTCTGCAAATGCAGGGACTGGATTTTTATCAGGATTTTCTCTTTTTATACGGGTTACCATATCAATTTCAGTCCCTATAATGAAATCTTTTTCATTAGATGCGTGGATATGATCTAGCATTCCACCTGTACTTAAAATTTGATCACCCATTTCTTGAACTTCACTATCACATTCTGGATGAATCAAAACCTCTGCTTCAGGATATTTTTCTTTAAGAAGTAAAATGTCGCTTGGAGAGAACATTTTATGTACATAACAATGGCCATTTTCAGGTATGGGAATTATCTCTTTATCTGTATTTTGAGAAACATACCCTGCCAGATTAGAGTCTGGTCCAAATAAGATGGTTTTTTCTTTTAAGCTTTCAACTATTTTAATGGCATTAGCAGAAGTACAAAGAACATCTGCTTCAGCTTTTGCCTCAGCAAGTGTATTAACATAAAGCACTACTGCAGCATCAGGAAATCTTTTTTTGGCTTTTTTAATTTCACCCGCAGGTAACATATGAGCCATAGGACATTCGGCACCGGCATCTGGTATAACGATTTTTTTCTCGGGATTAAGGATGTATGCGGTTTCTGCCATGAAATCAACACCACAGAACACAACAAGGTCTTTATCGGTGATTTGGGTTGCTTTGATACATAATTCTAAAGAATCGCCAATAAAATCTGCAATTTCCTGTATTTCTTTGGTTTGATAATTGTGAGCTAATATAATTGCATTTTTATCTTCTTTGAGCTGCAATATCTCTTCCTGGATTTTTTTTAACATATTATTCCCTACGTAACTGTATAATCTTATTTTAAATTTTTAGAATTACTGTGAATTGAAATTTTTGCAGATGGCTCAGACATTAATAATCTTAACATATGTTATCTTTTTTAATAGGGCCATCATTAAATAATTATTTGAAACATCTATAAAAAACTTTCAATAGATAATATATATTTTCAATATAAAGAGTAATTAACTTATTTAGAGTGGAATAAACCGCCATAATTAATTAAACGGTAATGAAAATATGAAAAAAATAATTTGATTTTAAGATACTAGAATCTCTCTAAGCTCAGGGTGGATCTTTTCTTTAATCCCGAGTTTTTCCATGGCAGGACCAAATGATTTATAAATTTTCTTAAATTCTGGTCTAATCATACCTCTAAATGCGTCGTATCCCATCACTCGACCGTAGTTGTCTGTTATGGCAGATATTATTGTGGTAAAATCATTAATAGTTTGATCAACCCGACTTTCAACCGGGAAATTTTCTAGATTAGTACGAACTGCTTCAAATTGAAGTGCAGAGTTACTTTTAACATCGACACCATTTAGTATTTCAGGACACTTATCATAGGGAAGCGATTTTTTCAACATACCTCTGGCAGGTGAAACTCCCATAATCTTACTGGCACCTATGGACATTGCTAACATTATGGCTTCATAAATATCAATAATTAATTCAGATCTTTCCTGCAAGTTTTCGGGGATAACCACGTTTTCAGGAAGAACGGGAAATGATAATGGTGGTTTTATTACAGGAATTCCTGTCTCAGGAGGTTCCATTAT of Methanobacterium alcaliphilum contains these proteins:
- a CDS encoding DUF362 domain-containing protein; translation: MKGKDKMVGEVYFADFRSRSSFENNANKIERLFERAGFGEIFNKDDLTAVKVHFGERGNDSYVSPVMIRHIIDKIKNNGSKPFITDTNTLYFGSRHNSVDHIQTAILNGFSYSVVGVPLIIADGLQSQNEKLVKINGKHFKEVKIAGDILKSDSMMVVSHFKGHGMSGFGGALKNLAMGCATIGGKLDQHESAKPIINNDCSACGLCVPSCPVDAMHLMTGDEKNQVIINYDSCIACMNCLDTCSNSVIDLDWENEIPTFIEKMMEYAWGAIQNKSEKTAYINFLINITPDCDCVGWSDAPFVPDIGILASKDPVAIDMASYDLVNQQKGIENNLLEKNFSPGEDKFQGIWKSVDGKKQLEYAEKLGIGAKKYELISVD
- a CDS encoding M48 family metallopeptidase — encoded protein: MINQAVIGDLEFEYKVVHRSIKYPRLEIKTGDLILILPEGFKNHEEIIQKNKEWIYAKLSMINDSKSCNLNLKCCEMELKEKVHDLINFYAIKIDSIPHKITFRKMKIRWGSCDSQGNLKFNTMMKYLPDYLIEYVVFHEMAHLVEFGHTNQFWKLVSSRYKNYKELDNELSKYWFAIKRHTADFKFK
- the nadA gene encoding quinolinate synthase NadA; this translates as MLKKIQEEILQLKEDKNAIILAHNYQTKEIQEIADFIGDSLELCIKATQITDKDLVVFCGVDFMAETAYILNPEKKIVIPDAGAECPMAHMLPAGEIKKAKKRFPDAAVVLYVNTLAEAKAEADVLCTSANAIKIVESLKEKTILFGPDSNLAGYVSQNTDKEIIPIPENGHCYVHKMFSPSDILLLKEKYPEAEVLIHPECDSEVQEMGDQILSTGGMLDHIHASNEKDFIIGTEIDMVTRIKRENPDKNPVPAFAEAICENMKLHTLEKVKNSLINEEFVVTVPEDTMKKALKSVERMLELSK